Proteins from one Streptomyces sp. 840.1 genomic window:
- a CDS encoding AAA family ATPase — MLLGRSHECEVLDHVVADARGGQSRVLVLRGDPGVGKSALVEYVSQNAPGFQVLRAVGVESEMELAFAGLHQLCMPLLGHIDRLPGPQNVALATAFGLRDGGAPDRFLVGLAVLSLLAEAAEERPLLCVVDDAQWLDRVSAQALAFVARRFLAESVALVFAARHPAFGAVDDPWAALSEVEVAGLRDDDARELLESVVPGRLDERVRERIVAETRGNPLALLELTRGLTTTDLAGGFGRPDARPLTSQIEHSFVRRIEALPYGAQRLLLTAAAEPVGDVPLLRRAAERLEIGADAEGAAEEAGLIEFGARVRFRHPLVRSAAYRAAPPAERRTVHRALAEATAPGVDSDRRAWHRAHAAVEPDEAVAEDLERSADRAQARGGVAAAAAFLRRASELTPDAGRRGTRAAAAAQASFEAGAHEVALELLTAAQTLPLDKAQQARLARLRAQIAFARRRGGEALSMLLDAAARMETVAEDQARETYLEALGSAVFAGHLGGPVGVREVAEAAAAAPPGPLPLRPADLLLDGLAAWFTESHVDGSHLLRAALSAFRRAAEHDDEDTLRWLWLTWLVAGELWDDETWHALTTRAVRSARESGALNFLPLALSYRAAVHVHAGEFARAAELINESDDLTEVTGNSPLRYAPLLLTVWRGNEDGAAELIRSGIQDVNTRGEGRAIGLAHYLLAVLHNGLGQYEEALVSAELGCRNDDLAVIGFTLMELVEAGVRGGSPEAAAAALVRLEERAVASGTEWALGVLARSRALLSDGRTADRLYREALGHLGRSRVTVHLARTHLVYGEWLSREDRRADAREQLRTAYDMLHGFGAEAFAERARRELLALGESMRNREKDAREALTAQEAHIARLAAESWTNSEIGAELFISPRTVEWHLRKVFTKLGVTSRTQLGEAMSDTT; from the coding sequence GTGCTGCTGGGCAGAAGCCATGAGTGCGAGGTGCTGGACCACGTGGTCGCCGATGCCCGTGGGGGCCAGAGCCGGGTACTGGTCCTGCGAGGTGACCCCGGGGTCGGCAAGTCGGCCCTGGTGGAATACGTGTCACAGAACGCGCCGGGCTTCCAGGTGCTCCGGGCCGTGGGTGTCGAGTCCGAGATGGAGCTCGCCTTCGCCGGGCTGCACCAGCTGTGCATGCCGCTGCTGGGCCACATCGACCGGCTCCCCGGCCCCCAGAACGTCGCCCTGGCCACCGCGTTCGGTCTGCGCGACGGCGGTGCACCGGACCGGTTCCTGGTGGGGCTGGCCGTACTCAGCCTGCTGGCCGAGGCGGCCGAGGAACGCCCGCTGCTGTGCGTGGTGGACGATGCGCAGTGGCTCGACCGGGTCTCCGCGCAGGCCCTTGCCTTCGTCGCCCGCCGATTCCTCGCGGAGAGCGTGGCGTTGGTCTTCGCGGCGCGTCACCCGGCCTTCGGGGCTGTCGACGACCCGTGGGCCGCGCTGTCGGAGGTCGAGGTCGCAGGGTTGCGCGACGACGACGCGCGGGAGTTGCTGGAGTCGGTCGTCCCTGGGCGGCTGGACGAACGCGTCCGGGAGCGCATCGTCGCCGAGACCCGGGGCAACCCCCTGGCCCTGCTGGAGCTGACGCGGGGGCTGACCACCACCGACCTGGCCGGCGGGTTCGGGCGTCCGGACGCGCGGCCGCTGACGAGCCAGATCGAGCACAGCTTCGTACGGCGAATCGAGGCACTGCCGTACGGGGCTCAGCGCCTCCTCCTGACGGCGGCCGCGGAACCGGTGGGGGACGTGCCCCTGCTGCGACGGGCCGCGGAGCGGCTGGAGATAGGCGCGGACGCGGAGGGGGCGGCAGAGGAGGCGGGGCTGATCGAGTTCGGCGCGAGGGTGCGCTTCCGTCATCCACTGGTGCGTTCAGCCGCCTATCGCGCGGCCCCGCCCGCGGAGCGCAGGACCGTGCACCGCGCGCTAGCGGAGGCGACGGCTCCCGGGGTCGACTCGGACCGCCGCGCTTGGCACCGTGCCCACGCGGCTGTCGAACCCGACGAGGCCGTGGCCGAGGACCTGGAGCGCTCGGCCGACCGAGCACAGGCCCGTGGCGGCGTCGCGGCGGCGGCCGCGTTCCTGAGACGCGCGAGCGAACTGACGCCCGACGCGGGCAGACGTGGAACGCGTGCCGCGGCGGCGGCACAAGCCTCCTTCGAGGCCGGAGCCCACGAGGTGGCGCTCGAACTCCTCACCGCGGCGCAGACACTGCCGTTGGACAAGGCCCAGCAGGCGCGGCTGGCACGGCTGCGCGCCCAGATCGCCTTCGCGCGCCGGCGCGGCGGCGAGGCGCTGTCGATGCTGCTCGACGCCGCAGCCCGCATGGAGACCGTCGCCGAGGACCAAGCGCGGGAAACGTACCTGGAAGCACTCGGATCGGCGGTCTTCGCCGGCCACCTCGGAGGACCCGTCGGGGTGCGCGAGGTGGCCGAGGCCGCCGCCGCAGCACCGCCCGGTCCGCTGCCGCTCCGGCCGGCGGACCTGCTGCTCGACGGCCTGGCGGCCTGGTTCACCGAGAGCCACGTCGATGGCAGTCACCTGCTCCGTGCGGCCCTGTCGGCCTTCCGGCGGGCCGCCGAGCACGATGACGAGGACACCCTGCGCTGGCTGTGGTTGACGTGGCTCGTGGCCGGTGAACTGTGGGACGACGAGACGTGGCACGCGTTGACCACGCGGGCTGTCCGCTCGGCCCGCGAGAGCGGCGCGCTCAACTTCCTTCCGCTTGCCCTCTCCTACCGTGCGGCCGTCCATGTGCACGCGGGAGAGTTCGCCCGGGCCGCTGAGCTGATCAACGAGTCCGACGACCTCACCGAGGTGACCGGCAACTCGCCCCTGCGGTACGCCCCGCTGCTGCTCACCGTATGGCGCGGCAACGAGGACGGGGCGGCGGAGCTGATCCGGAGCGGTATCCAGGACGTGAACACCCGGGGTGAAGGCCGGGCGATCGGCCTGGCCCACTACCTGCTCGCGGTACTCCACAACGGTCTCGGCCAGTACGAGGAAGCCCTCGTCAGCGCCGAACTGGGGTGCCGGAACGACGACTTGGCGGTCATCGGGTTCACCCTCATGGAACTCGTCGAGGCCGGAGTCCGCGGCGGATCCCCGGAGGCCGCCGCGGCGGCGCTGGTCCGGCTGGAGGAGCGGGCCGTCGCGAGCGGCACGGAATGGGCCCTCGGCGTCCTGGCCAGGTCTCGGGCCCTGCTCAGCGACGGCCGGACCGCCGACCGGCTGTACCGGGAGGCACTCGGACACCTCGGGCGCAGCCGGGTGACCGTTCATCTCGCCCGCACCCACCTGGTGTACGGCGAGTGGCTCAGCCGCGAGGACCGGCGCGCTGACGCGCGCGAACAGTTGCGTACGGCCTACGACATGCTGCACGGTTTCGGAGCCGAGGCATTCGCGGAGCGCGCGCGTCGCGAACTTCTCGCCCTCGGCGAGTCCATGCGGAACCGCGAGAAAGACGCGCGCGAGGCCCTCACCGCACAGGAGGCCCACATCGCCCGACTGGCCGCCGAGTCCTGGACGAACTCGGAGATCGGCGCCGAGCTCTTCATCAGCCCACGCACGGTCGAATGGCACCTGCGCAAGGTGTTCACCAAGCTGGGGGTCACTTCACGCACCCAACTCGGCGAAGCGATGAGCGACACCACCTGA
- a CDS encoding AAA family ATPase: protein MFNLSQRMEGFPSEHVPVLGRNRECDLLDGLLDAVRGGDSRVLVLRGEPGVGKSRLLEYVTTRAEGFQVARVAGVQSEMELPYAGLYQLCASMTDRLDRLPAVQRDAVGGALGMGSDRAPDAFLVALGVLGLLSEVARDRPLLCVVDDAQWLDRASMQALAFTARRLQAESVTVIFATRTSDEETPGVPEPAGLPELLIKGLPEREADALLRSVLPGPWDESVLRRVLAESQGNPLALLELSKASTPAALTGGFGLPSMRPVRERIRKTYVHRITGLPVATREFLLAAAVDPTGEPALLRRAARELRIDPEVATDAVAAGLLTVGDRVRFFHPMVRSAVYWSASPEERRSMHRTLAEVTDRTADPDRRAWHAAYGATGPVESIAAELERSAGRAHTRGGSAAAAALLAHAAELTPDPGRRRERALAAARATHEAGSPDRALELLSLAGTDLVDEHMRGEVDLVRARIAFTTNRGSEAPGLLLEAARRLAGHDVALARDTYLEVVNAAIFAGPQAYDDGQYEAARAARGLPAPQPPRPTDLLLDSLAVRILDGHAAAVPELRRALGAFREPDLSAAEGLRWLWLICVTAVGLWDHDTMSVLAGRHLRLAREAGQATALPFALTMRCVVHVLDGELTQGAALAEEVQTVAEAVGTAAPLYGALFVAAWRGREGECLDLSRRADEGVEHRGEGVGPVVSRWARALLYNGLGRYQEAAEAADLASREYIQLEMGIPVWSLVEYIEAHARAGTPAQAADALDRLTELTRVSGTDWAKGIEARSRALLTGQAEAEAHYLEAIEALGRTRVRGESARAHLVYGEWLRDQGRHDQALRQLRVAREEFEAMDMCGFAQRAAGGTVQRVAESTAVELTPKEGQIVRLVKEGLTNSEIGTRLFVSPRTVEWHLRKIFGKLGVTSRRQL, encoded by the coding sequence GTGTTCAACCTGTCTCAGCGGATGGAAGGGTTCCCCTCCGAGCACGTGCCGGTCCTGGGACGCAACCGCGAGTGCGACCTGCTGGACGGCCTGCTCGATGCTGTGCGCGGTGGTGACAGCCGGGTGCTGGTGCTGCGGGGTGAGCCAGGGGTGGGAAAGAGCAGGCTGTTGGAGTACGTGACGACCAGGGCCGAGGGGTTCCAGGTCGCCCGCGTCGCCGGTGTGCAGTCGGAGATGGAGCTGCCTTACGCGGGCCTGTACCAGTTGTGCGCCTCCATGACGGACCGTCTCGATCGGCTTCCCGCAGTGCAGCGCGATGCCGTCGGCGGCGCTCTGGGGATGGGCTCGGACCGGGCCCCCGACGCCTTCCTCGTCGCCCTCGGCGTCCTCGGGCTGCTGTCGGAGGTGGCCCGCGACCGCCCCCTCCTCTGCGTCGTGGACGACGCCCAGTGGCTGGACCGCGCGTCCATGCAGGCGTTGGCGTTCACGGCGCGGCGCCTGCAGGCGGAGTCCGTGACCGTCATCTTCGCGACTCGGACATCGGACGAAGAGACGCCGGGCGTTCCGGAACCGGCAGGTCTACCGGAACTGCTGATCAAGGGTCTGCCCGAGCGTGAGGCCGACGCCCTGCTGCGGTCCGTACTGCCGGGACCGTGGGACGAGAGCGTCCTCAGACGCGTCCTTGCCGAGTCGCAAGGCAATCCGCTCGCACTGCTGGAACTGTCGAAGGCATCGACTCCGGCGGCACTGACCGGTGGCTTCGGACTTCCGAGCATGCGGCCCGTCAGAGAACGCATCCGGAAGACCTATGTCCACAGGATCACCGGACTTCCGGTGGCGACCCGCGAGTTCCTGCTTGCCGCTGCGGTCGACCCGACGGGGGAACCCGCACTGCTCCGGCGCGCCGCGCGCGAGCTGCGGATCGACCCCGAGGTCGCCACGGACGCGGTGGCCGCCGGGCTCCTCACGGTCGGGGACCGGGTCCGGTTCTTTCACCCCATGGTGCGCTCCGCCGTCTACTGGTCGGCCTCGCCCGAAGAACGGCGGAGCATGCACCGCACGCTGGCCGAGGTCACGGACCGGACCGCCGACCCCGACCGGCGCGCCTGGCACGCGGCCTACGGCGCCACCGGCCCCGTCGAATCCATTGCAGCGGAACTCGAACGCTCCGCCGGGCGGGCCCACACACGCGGCGGGTCCGCGGCGGCCGCCGCGCTGCTGGCCCACGCGGCCGAACTCACGCCCGACCCCGGCCGACGGCGGGAGCGCGCGCTGGCCGCCGCACGCGCGACCCACGAGGCGGGCTCCCCCGACCGCGCCCTGGAACTGCTGTCCCTGGCCGGGACGGACCTCGTGGACGAACACATGCGCGGCGAGGTCGACCTGGTCCGGGCGCGGATCGCGTTCACCACGAACCGGGGCAGCGAGGCTCCCGGCCTCCTGCTGGAAGCCGCCCGCCGGCTTGCCGGCCATGATGTCGCGCTGGCCCGCGACACGTACCTGGAGGTCGTGAACGCGGCGATCTTCGCCGGACCGCAGGCGTACGACGACGGGCAGTACGAAGCGGCCAGGGCGGCCCGCGGGCTCCCGGCACCGCAGCCCCCGCGCCCGACCGATCTGCTGCTCGACAGCCTGGCGGTCCGTATCCTCGACGGTCATGCCGCCGCCGTACCGGAACTGCGCCGGGCCCTCGGTGCCTTCAGGGAGCCGGACCTCTCCGCAGCGGAAGGGCTGCGCTGGCTGTGGCTGATCTGCGTGACCGCCGTGGGTCTTTGGGACCACGACACGATGTCCGTACTGGCCGGCCGCCACCTCCGGCTGGCACGGGAGGCCGGGCAGGCCACCGCGCTGCCGTTCGCCCTGACCATGCGCTGCGTGGTGCACGTCCTCGACGGTGAGCTGACGCAGGGTGCGGCGCTTGCGGAGGAGGTGCAGACGGTGGCGGAGGCGGTGGGGACGGCCGCACCCCTCTACGGCGCGCTCTTCGTCGCCGCCTGGCGGGGCCGGGAGGGGGAGTGCCTGGACCTGAGCAGGCGGGCCGACGAAGGCGTGGAACACCGTGGGGAGGGTGTGGGACCGGTGGTCAGCAGGTGGGCCCGGGCCCTGCTCTACAACGGCCTCGGACGGTACCAGGAGGCGGCGGAGGCGGCCGACCTGGCGAGCCGGGAGTACATCCAGCTGGAGATGGGCATCCCGGTGTGGTCCCTTGTCGAGTACATCGAGGCCCATGCCCGGGCCGGCACCCCCGCACAAGCGGCCGACGCACTGGACCGGCTGACCGAGCTGACGCGGGTGAGCGGCACGGACTGGGCCAAGGGCATCGAGGCCCGTTCCCGTGCGCTGCTGACCGGGCAGGCGGAGGCCGAGGCGCACTACCTGGAGGCGATCGAGGCGCTCGGCCGCACCCGTGTCCGCGGGGAGTCGGCCCGCGCCCACCTCGTGTACGGAGAATGGCTGCGTGACCAGGGCCGCCACGACCAGGCTCTGCGGCAACTGCGCGTCGCGCGAGAAGAGTTCGAAGCCATGGACATGTGCGGCTTCGCGCAGCGCGCCGCCGGTGGGACCGTCCAACGGGTCGCCGAGAGCACTGCGGTCGAGCTGACACCCAAGGAGGGGCAGATCGTCCGGCTGGTGAAGGAAGGACTGACCAACTCAGAGATCGGAACGCGGTTGTTCGTCAGCCCACGCACCGTCGAGTGGCACCTGCGGAAGATCTTCGGCAAGCTCGGGGTCACCTCACGACGGCAGCTGTGA
- the hydA gene encoding dihydropyrimidinase → MARTLISGGLVITASDELHVDVLVDGSRVVAMATPDSHEWQADRVIDAAGKYVIPGGVDAHTHMEMPFGGTFASDTFETGTRAAAWGGTTTVIDFAIQPKGGSLGEGLDAWHEKADGKCAIDYAFHMIMSDVNESSLKEMDRLVSAGVSSFKLFTAYPGVFLSDDGQILRAMQRASSNGGLIMAHAENGLAIDVLVEQALARGERDPRYHGEVRNALLEAEATHRVIRLSQVAGAPLYVVHVSAQEALAELVRARDEGLPVFGETCPQYLFLSTDNLAEAEFEGAKYVCSTPLRPKEHQAALWRGLRTNDLQVVSTDHCPFCFKGQKEMGRWDFSKIPNGMPGVENRMDLLHQAVVDGHISRRRWIEIACATPARMFGVYPKKGTIAPGSDADIVVYDPHAEQIISAETHHMNVDYSAYEGKRVKGRVETVLSRGVSVIENRSYVGHAGHGTYVPRGICQYAN, encoded by the coding sequence ATGGCACGGACTCTGATCTCAGGCGGACTGGTCATTACGGCTTCCGACGAGCTGCATGTCGACGTGCTCGTCGACGGCAGTCGCGTCGTGGCGATGGCCACTCCGGACAGCCATGAGTGGCAGGCGGACCGTGTCATCGACGCTGCGGGGAAGTACGTGATCCCTGGGGGAGTCGACGCGCACACCCACATGGAGATGCCCTTCGGTGGCACGTTCGCCTCCGACACGTTCGAGACGGGTACACGGGCCGCGGCCTGGGGCGGCACGACAACCGTCATCGACTTCGCTATTCAGCCCAAGGGTGGATCGCTCGGCGAGGGGCTCGATGCGTGGCACGAGAAGGCAGATGGAAAGTGCGCCATCGACTATGCGTTCCACATGATCATGTCGGATGTGAATGAGTCCTCACTCAAGGAGATGGACAGGCTCGTTTCGGCCGGAGTTAGTTCGTTCAAGCTCTTCACTGCGTACCCAGGGGTATTTCTCTCCGACGACGGCCAGATTCTCCGGGCGATGCAGCGAGCCAGCTCGAACGGTGGCCTGATCATGGCTCATGCGGAGAACGGGCTTGCAATCGATGTGTTGGTGGAACAGGCGCTAGCACGTGGCGAGAGGGACCCGCGCTATCACGGTGAGGTTCGGAACGCGCTTCTTGAGGCGGAGGCGACGCATCGAGTGATTAGGCTGAGCCAGGTGGCGGGAGCTCCTCTCTACGTGGTGCACGTGTCGGCACAGGAGGCCCTGGCCGAGTTGGTGCGAGCTCGGGACGAGGGTCTTCCTGTCTTCGGAGAAACTTGCCCGCAGTACCTCTTCCTTTCGACTGACAACCTGGCGGAAGCTGAGTTCGAGGGTGCGAAGTATGTCTGCTCCACTCCTCTACGCCCGAAGGAGCATCAGGCGGCATTGTGGCGCGGACTGCGTACGAACGATCTGCAGGTGGTCTCCACGGACCATTGCCCGTTCTGTTTCAAGGGGCAGAAGGAGATGGGCCGGTGGGACTTCTCGAAGATTCCGAACGGCATGCCGGGCGTCGAGAACCGTATGGACCTACTGCACCAGGCGGTTGTGGACGGGCACATTAGCCGTCGGCGCTGGATTGAAATCGCGTGCGCGACGCCGGCGCGGATGTTCGGCGTGTATCCGAAGAAGGGAACGATCGCCCCAGGGAGCGACGCCGATATCGTTGTCTACGACCCGCATGCCGAGCAAATCATCTCCGCTGAGACGCACCACATGAACGTCGACTACTCGGCCTACGAGGGCAAGCGTGTGAAGGGGCGGGTGGAGACGGTGCTCTCCCGCGGCGTTTCGGTGATCGAGAATCGCAGTTACGTGGGTCACGCGGGGCACGGGACCTATGTTCCGCGAGGGATCTGTCAGTATGCGAACTGA
- a CDS encoding aspartate aminotransferase family protein yields MSSLHNRHLAVSPDWLALYYRHPLEITHGEGRHVWDADGNRYLDFFGGILTTMTAHALPEVTKAVTEQAERIIHSSTLYLNRPMVELAERVVSLSGIPDARVFFTTSGTEANDTALLLATAYRRSNQILAMRNSYHGRSFSAVSITGNHAWSPTALSPLQTLYVHGGVRGRGPYAHLSDGEFIAACVADLEDLLGHTRDAAALIAEPIQGVGGFTSPPDGLYAAFREVLDRHGILWISDEVQTGWGRTGEHFWGWQAHAENGPPDIVTFAKGIGNGMSIGGVIARAEVMNCLDANSISTFGGSPVTMAAGLANLGYLLEHDLQGNARRVGGLLIERLRAITAGSDRVREVRGRGLMIGIELVKPGTDEADPEAASAVLEAAREGGLLIGKGGGHNTSVLRIAPPLSLSIPEAEEGAVILADALRAAG; encoded by the coding sequence GTGAGCAGTCTGCACAACCGCCATCTCGCCGTCAGCCCGGACTGGCTGGCCCTCTACTACCGGCATCCGCTGGAGATCACCCATGGCGAGGGCCGCCACGTCTGGGACGCGGACGGCAACCGCTACCTCGACTTCTTCGGCGGCATCCTCACCACCATGACCGCCCACGCGCTGCCCGAGGTCACCAAGGCGGTCACCGAGCAGGCGGAGCGGATCATCCACTCCTCCACGCTCTACCTGAACCGGCCCATGGTCGAACTCGCCGAGCGTGTGGTCAGCCTCTCCGGCATCCCGGACGCCCGGGTCTTCTTCACCACTTCGGGCACCGAGGCCAATGACACGGCGCTGCTGCTGGCCACCGCGTACCGCAGGTCGAACCAGATCCTCGCGATGCGCAACAGCTACCACGGCCGGTCCTTCTCCGCCGTCTCCATCACCGGCAACCACGCCTGGTCGCCCACCGCGCTGTCCCCGCTCCAGACGCTGTACGTGCACGGCGGCGTCCGCGGCCGTGGACCGTACGCGCACCTGAGCGACGGGGAGTTCATCGCGGCCTGCGTGGCGGACCTGGAGGACCTGCTCGGGCACACCCGGGACGCGGCCGCGCTGATCGCCGAACCCATCCAGGGCGTGGGCGGGTTCACCTCGCCGCCCGACGGTCTGTACGCCGCCTTCCGTGAAGTCCTCGACCGGCACGGCATCCTGTGGATCTCCGACGAGGTACAGACCGGCTGGGGCCGCACCGGTGAACACTTCTGGGGCTGGCAGGCGCACGCGGAGAACGGGCCGCCGGACATCGTCACCTTCGCCAAGGGCATCGGCAACGGCATGTCGATCGGCGGTGTCATCGCCCGCGCCGAGGTCATGAACTGCCTGGACGCCAACTCCATCTCGACGTTCGGCGGTTCGCCGGTCACCATGGCCGCCGGTCTCGCCAACCTCGGGTACCTGCTCGAACACGACCTCCAGGGCAACGCCCGCCGGGTCGGCGGCCTGCTCATCGAGCGGCTGCGGGCGATCACGGCCGGTTCCGACCGCGTCCGGGAGGTGCGTGGCCGGGGGCTGATGATCGGCATCGAGCTGGTGAAGCCCGGCACGGACGAGGCGGACCCCGAAGCGGCCTCGGCCGTGCTGGAGGCGGCCCGCGAGGGCGGCCTGCTCATCGGCAAGGGCGGCGGCCACAACACCAGCGTGCTGCGTATCGCCCCGCCCCTCTCGCTCTCCATCCCGGAGGCGGAGGAGGGCGCGGTGATCCTCGCCGACGCGCTGCGAGCGGCGGGTTGA
- a CDS encoding nitrilase-related carbon-nitrogen hydrolase: MSQVVRAALVQATWTGDTESMIAKHEEHAREAARQGAKIIGFQEVFNAPYFCQVQEPEHYRWAEAVPEGPTVQRMRELARETGMVIVVPVFEIEQSGFYYNTAAVIDADGSYLGKYRKHHIPQVKGFWEKYYFKPGNVGWPVFDTAVGKVGVYICYDRHFPEGWRQLGLNGAQLVYNPSATSRGLSAHLWQLEQPASAVANEYFIAAINRVGEEEYGDNDFYGTSYFVDPRGQFVGDVAGDKEEELLVRDLDFGLIEEVRQQWAFYRDRRPDAYEGLVEP, encoded by the coding sequence ATGTCCCAAGTCGTACGCGCCGCACTCGTCCAGGCGACCTGGACCGGCGACACCGAATCCATGATCGCCAAGCACGAGGAACACGCCCGCGAGGCCGCCCGGCAGGGGGCGAAGATCATCGGATTCCAGGAGGTGTTCAACGCCCCCTACTTCTGCCAGGTACAGGAACCCGAGCACTACCGCTGGGCAGAGGCTGTGCCCGAGGGCCCGACCGTGCAACGGATGCGGGAGCTGGCCCGGGAGACCGGCATGGTGATCGTCGTCCCGGTCTTCGAGATCGAGCAGTCCGGCTTCTACTACAACACCGCAGCGGTGATCGACGCCGACGGCTCGTATCTCGGCAAGTACCGCAAGCACCACATCCCGCAGGTCAAGGGGTTCTGGGAGAAGTACTACTTCAAGCCCGGCAACGTCGGCTGGCCGGTCTTCGACACGGCGGTGGGCAAGGTCGGCGTATACATCTGCTATGACCGGCACTTCCCCGAGGGCTGGCGCCAACTCGGGCTCAACGGGGCCCAGCTGGTGTACAACCCGTCCGCGACCTCGCGCGGTCTCTCCGCCCACCTCTGGCAGCTGGAGCAGCCGGCGTCCGCCGTCGCCAACGAATACTTCATCGCCGCGATCAACCGCGTCGGCGAGGAGGAGTACGGCGACAACGACTTCTACGGCACCAGCTACTTCGTCGACCCGCGCGGTCAGTTCGTCGGTGACGTGGCCGGCGACAAGGAGGAGGAACTCCTCGTCCGCGACCTCGACTTCGGGCTGATCGAGGAGGTCCGTCAGCAGTGGGCCTTCTACCGGGACCGCCGTCCCGACGCGTACGAGGGACTGGTGGAGCCGTGA
- a CDS encoding PPOX class F420-dependent oxidoreductase, giving the protein MSLQEFARSEYVSLTTYRKDGTPVATPVWAAAAGDELLVWTKADSWKVKRLRNDTRVLVTVCDVRGRIAEGAPSAEGTGRLLDVKDMAAVRKAIGRKYTWKYWLLDYPALVFRLGKRPHTGIAITF; this is encoded by the coding sequence ATGAGCCTCCAGGAGTTCGCCCGAAGTGAGTACGTCAGCCTCACCACGTACCGGAAGGACGGCACCCCCGTCGCCACGCCGGTGTGGGCCGCCGCCGCCGGGGACGAGCTGCTGGTGTGGACCAAAGCCGATTCGTGGAAGGTCAAGCGGCTGCGCAACGACACCCGCGTCCTCGTCACCGTCTGTGACGTGCGCGGGCGCATCGCGGAAGGCGCCCCGAGCGCCGAGGGCACCGGCCGGCTGCTCGACGTCAAGGACATGGCCGCTGTGCGCAAGGCCATCGGCCGCAAGTACACCTGGAAGTACTGGCTGCTCGACTACCCGGCGCTGGTCTTCCGCCTCGGCAAGCGGCCGCACACCGGGATCGCCATCACCTTCTGA
- a CDS encoding TetR/AcrR family transcriptional regulator, with protein MTEPPGRRERKKAATRRKIADTALSLFLERGYDAVGIRDVAAEADVAVTTVFAHFASKEALVFERDQDFEERLTRAVTGRPPRGPLVPALRREVEALVRHCTAQGSAPVRRLIEESPALREYEDAMSLRHAGALAAALAADPHLSRSATACRATARFTIDAYALACRADDPAATVDEVFRMIEAAWEATAP; from the coding sequence ATGACCGAGCCGCCCGGACGCCGTGAACGCAAGAAGGCCGCGACCCGCCGGAAGATCGCCGACACCGCGCTGAGCCTCTTCCTGGAGCGCGGATACGACGCCGTGGGCATCCGGGACGTCGCGGCCGAGGCCGATGTGGCCGTCACCACCGTCTTCGCTCACTTCGCCTCGAAGGAGGCGCTCGTGTTCGAGCGCGACCAGGACTTCGAGGAGCGCCTCACGCGGGCGGTGACCGGCCGGCCGCCGCGCGGGCCGCTCGTCCCGGCCCTGCGCCGCGAGGTCGAGGCCCTGGTGCGGCACTGCACGGCGCAGGGCAGTGCGCCCGTCCGGCGCCTGATCGAGGAGTCACCCGCCCTGCGGGAGTACGAGGACGCGATGAGCCTGCGTCACGCGGGCGCGCTGGCCGCGGCGCTGGCCGCCGACCCCCACCTGTCCCGGAGCGCGACGGCCTGCCGGGCGACCGCGCGGTTCACCATCGACGCGTACGCGCTGGCCTGCCGGGCGGACGATCCCGCGGCCACGGTCGACGAGGTCTTCCGGATGATCGAGGCCGCATGGGAAGCCACCGCGCCCTGA
- a CDS encoding NADP-dependent oxidoreductase, which yields MRKISFAEFGGPEVLQLVEAEEPHAGPGRIRIAVRAAGVNPVDWRIREGQVLGAHPVELPSGVGLDAAGVVDEIGEGVEGVTVGDRVFGEGADTYADFAVLSAWARMPERLTFEEAAGYPSVVETALRIIREAGVRPGQTLLVSGASGGVGSAVLQIARARGIKVIGTAGAANQDYLRSMGALATTYDEGWVERVRHLGRVDAALDLAGSGVIRELVGLTGDPHKVVSIADLDAPQLGVRFSGVAGSVPDALAEAVDLISGGRLHIPVEKSYPLTGAAAAHADSRAGHTRGRRVLIV from the coding sequence ATGAGAAAAATCAGCTTCGCCGAGTTCGGCGGTCCCGAGGTCCTGCAACTGGTGGAAGCCGAGGAGCCGCACGCGGGCCCCGGCCGGATACGCATCGCCGTACGGGCGGCGGGCGTCAACCCCGTCGACTGGCGGATCCGGGAGGGCCAGGTCCTGGGAGCCCACCCGGTCGAACTGCCCTCGGGGGTCGGGCTCGATGCCGCCGGGGTGGTGGACGAGATCGGCGAGGGCGTTGAAGGGGTCACCGTCGGCGACCGCGTGTTCGGCGAGGGCGCCGACACGTACGCCGATTTCGCCGTGCTGTCGGCCTGGGCCCGGATGCCGGAGCGACTGACCTTCGAGGAGGCGGCCGGGTACCCGTCGGTGGTGGAGACCGCGCTGCGCATCATCCGCGAAGCCGGCGTGCGCCCCGGCCAGACGCTGCTGGTCAGCGGGGCGTCCGGTGGCGTCGGGTCGGCGGTGCTGCAGATCGCCCGTGCGCGCGGCATCAAGGTGATCGGCACGGCCGGGGCCGCGAACCAGGACTACCTGCGGAGCATGGGCGCCCTCGCCACGACGTACGACGAGGGCTGGGTCGAACGGGTGCGGCACCTGGGCCGGGTCGACGCGGCCCTCGATCTGGCCGGCTCGGGAGTGATCCGCGAGCTCGTCGGGCTCACCGGGGACCCGCACAAGGTCGTCTCCATCGCCGACCTCGACGCCCCGCAACTGGGCGTCCGGTTCTCCGGCGTGGCCGGGAGCGTGCCGGACGCGCTCGCCGAGGCCGTCGACCTCATCTCCGGGGGCAGGCTCCACATCCCGGTCGAGAAGTCGTACCCGCTCACCGGGGCAGCGGCGGCGCACGCCGACAGCCGGGCCGGCCACACCCGGGGCCGCCGGGTCCTGATCGTCTGA